One window of uncultured Methanoregula sp. genomic DNA carries:
- a CDS encoding ATP-binding cassette domain-containing protein produces the protein MNAIETVGLTKYYDSLCAVRDLTLSVDNEIFALLGPNGSGKTTTVLMLTTLLKPTSGKATVCGHDVSREGDGVRKKLSYVPQEMAVDIRLTGRENVMFFAKLYGIPDRDARVDEVLAIMELTDRADDLVKNYSGGMRRRLELAQALVHEPEVLFLDEPTIGLDVAARKKIWEHIRQLRKRGMTIFVTTHYMDEADQFCDRVGIISKGKIMALGAPAELKARLMKDVVTARISGPFVPPEIGGIRFIGRSGDEVSFTVDNGREALPLIAQAITTAGTPLHALSLHEPTLDDVFLNAVGNQEESHNFDDHRFRAMLRRRK, from the coding sequence ATGAACGCGATAGAGACTGTGGGACTCACGAAATATTATGACTCGCTCTGTGCGGTCAGGGACCTGACGCTCTCGGTGGACAACGAGATCTTTGCGCTTCTCGGCCCGAACGGTTCGGGCAAAACCACCACGGTCCTGATGCTCACAACCCTCCTGAAGCCCACGTCAGGAAAAGCCACGGTCTGCGGCCACGATGTCTCCCGCGAAGGGGATGGGGTACGAAAAAAACTGAGCTACGTGCCGCAGGAGATGGCAGTCGATATCCGTCTGACCGGCCGCGAGAACGTGATGTTCTTTGCCAAACTGTACGGCATCCCGGACCGGGACGCCCGGGTGGACGAAGTCCTCGCCATCATGGAACTCACGGACCGGGCAGATGATCTGGTAAAGAATTATTCCGGGGGTATGCGCCGGAGGCTCGAACTTGCCCAGGCTCTCGTGCACGAGCCCGAAGTACTTTTCCTGGACGAGCCCACGATTGGACTCGATGTTGCTGCGAGAAAGAAGATCTGGGAGCATATCCGGCAACTGCGCAAACGCGGGATGACCATTTTTGTTACCACGCATTACATGGACGAGGCGGACCAGTTCTGCGACCGGGTCGGGATCATCAGCAAAGGGAAGATCATGGCGCTCGGCGCTCCTGCCGAGCTCAAAGCCCGGCTGATGAAAGATGTGGTAACCGCCCGGATCTCCGGCCCGTTCGTCCCGCCCGAAATTGGGGGCATCCGGTTCATTGGCCGGAGCGGGGACGAGGTTTCTTTTACGGTCGACAATGGCAGAGAAGCCCTGCCACTTATCGCACAGGCAATTACAACTGCCGGCACCCCCCTCCATGCTCTCTCCCTGCACGAACCGACCCTGGACGATGTATTCCTGAATGCTGTGGGGAACCAGGAAGAATCGCATAATTTCGACGACCACCGGTTCAGGGCCATGCTGCGGAGACGGAAATGA
- the ahbB gene encoding siroheme decarboxylase subunit beta has product MDPTDIHLLRELERGLPFVPAPFDEIGKQLGLSGDEVLERIRHLKETGIIRKFRARIDQRKVGITANALVAWKATGPGDDLGKRLAVFPSVTHCYERRPVPGRWEYTHYTVHHGCSKDQVLDEVRSVAQQTGCPDYLVLFSTREFKRVPNVRMLENGGSVP; this is encoded by the coding sequence ATGGACCCGACTGATATTCACCTGCTCCGGGAACTGGAACGGGGGCTCCCGTTTGTCCCGGCTCCCTTTGACGAGATTGGAAAACAACTGGGCCTCAGCGGCGACGAAGTCCTTGAACGGATCCGGCACCTGAAGGAAACAGGCATCATCCGGAAATTCCGGGCCCGCATCGACCAGCGGAAGGTTGGGATCACGGCAAATGCTCTTGTGGCGTGGAAAGCGACCGGGCCCGGTGATGACCTGGGGAAACGGCTCGCCGTATTTCCCTCGGTGACCCACTGCTATGAACGCAGGCCTGTACCGGGCAGGTGGGAGTATACCCATTATACCGTGCACCACGGGTGCAGCAAAGACCAGGTGCTGGACGAAGTGAGGTCTGTTGCACAACAAACCGGCTGCCCGGATTACCTTGTTCTCTTCAGTACCCGCGAGTTCAAACGCGTACCGAATGTGCGGATGCTGGAGAACGGGGGGAGTGTCCCATGA
- a CDS encoding radical SAM protein — protein MNRITQCMHGRGTVSGVMRHRHKPPADVPSTYLAFSGMYRPVVFWNLTNRCNLSCTHCYSKSGPGCTMEGELTTAEALCVIDDLADMGVPLILFTGGEPLMREDLRNLAQHARDRGLRMALSTNGTLLTPGIAREIRECGIEYAGISLDGATAETHDRFRNSPGAFEQTVRAFAACKDAGLRCGVRVTLTKENYRELEALVDLSLSHGASRFCLYWLVPTGRGIDSYSRLQLDRDAVTEALSLLYRKAKETDPAAMEFLTVDAPQDCIHLLASMEKDKSDDLADARGLLESLKGGCSAGTRVANIDAQGNVYPCQFARSGEFLVGNIRHQPFSRIWADSANPVLARFREKQARFGGRCEKCSYRDLCGGGCRVRAHAVQGDFLAEDPFCFVDEP, from the coding sequence ATGAACCGGATTACCCAGTGTATGCACGGGCGGGGAACGGTCAGCGGTGTGATGCGGCACCGTCACAAACCCCCGGCCGATGTGCCCAGCACCTATCTTGCATTCTCGGGCATGTACCGGCCGGTGGTCTTCTGGAATCTCACGAATCGCTGCAACCTGAGCTGCACCCACTGCTACAGCAAATCGGGACCAGGATGCACAATGGAAGGAGAACTCACGACTGCTGAGGCGCTCTGCGTCATCGATGATCTTGCGGATATGGGCGTCCCGCTCATCCTGTTCACGGGCGGGGAACCGCTGATGCGGGAGGATCTCCGTAATCTTGCGCAACACGCCAGGGATCGGGGACTCAGGATGGCACTCAGTACCAACGGAACGCTGCTCACTCCAGGCATTGCCCGCGAGATCAGGGAATGTGGGATCGAGTACGCCGGGATCTCGCTTGACGGTGCAACCGCAGAAACGCATGACCGGTTCCGGAATTCACCCGGTGCATTCGAGCAGACGGTCCGGGCATTCGCTGCCTGCAAAGATGCCGGGCTCCGTTGCGGGGTACGGGTCACGCTCACCAAAGAGAACTACCGGGAACTTGAAGCCCTGGTTGATCTTTCCCTCTCCCATGGAGCCTCGCGGTTCTGCCTGTACTGGCTCGTACCAACCGGGCGGGGGATCGATTCCTATTCCCGGCTGCAGCTGGACCGTGACGCAGTGACTGAAGCCCTCAGCCTTCTCTACCGGAAAGCAAAGGAAACGGATCCCGCTGCAATGGAATTCCTCACGGTCGATGCCCCGCAGGACTGTATCCACCTGCTTGCTTCCATGGAAAAGGACAAGTCCGATGATCTTGCCGATGCCCGCGGGCTGCTGGAATCCTTAAAAGGCGGATGCAGTGCCGGGACCCGGGTTGCAAATATCGATGCACAGGGGAATGTGTACCCCTGCCAGTTCGCCCGATCCGGAGAATTTCTTGTCGGGAATATCCGGCACCAGCCATTCAGCAGGATCTGGGCGGATTCTGCAAATCCCGTTCTCGCCCGGTTCCGGGAGAAGCAGGCACGGTTTGGCGGCCGGTGCGAAAAGTGCAGTTATCGCGATCTCTGCGGGGGCGGATGCCGGGTCCGGGCGCATGCGGTACAGGGGGATTTCCTGGCAGAAGATCCCTTCTGTTTTGTTGATGAACCGTGA
- a CDS encoding PAS domain S-box protein has protein sequence MDRSVFTNLQKRPGILVLLIAAITIVTLVLNGYGLMNGITNVLPHIFYVPIILAAYFFPRRGIFFSLIISAMYCILVYYFNPVIPGDLIPAGGRVIIFILIATVVSFLTIRVQESTGQFQDMAERSSDIIILTDITGRATYVSPSVEKILGWERSDIIGKVPGDFIHPDNIDRLQASVLGITEGKIPVKITVPFRRKDGVYAILEFSGAPIIKDGVVAGIQVIGRDITERKREEETHRETSRRLAEIIEFLPDPTMVIDNAGDIVAWNRAMELMSGIPASDMIGKGGHSYTSWISGDTGPILIDYILRQDMEGIKTAYPDVRFEGNMVRTEKNVTRVDGTRFSLWISATPLIDREGRVTGAIESLRDVTSQKKIQRALRESNTYLDTVINTLADPLFIKDSNHNFVKVNNGFCQFTGHTREELLGKSDYDFFKREEADTFWLKDEEVFRTGRENENEEDITDSAENTHTISTKKILYTNSSGEKFIVGIIRDITERKKTEQALQQALRKLNMLSSITRHDILNQLMGLRTYLELAEEREKDPELLDYLKNTDIAADAIRRQIEFTRNYEDLGVQAPRWQDVAEIFRTAASQLPLGEIAVDTQVSGLYVYADPLIEKVFSNLMENTLRHGGHVTSVALSAEEVPDGLIVTYRDNGVGISLEDKTRLFQKGFGKHTGLGLFLSREILSITGISITENGKPGEGVRFEIRVPGGTYRFSGERN, from the coding sequence ATGGATCGTTCCGTGTTCACTAACCTGCAAAAAAGACCTGGTATCCTTGTTCTGCTCATTGCAGCCATTACCATTGTAACCCTGGTCCTGAACGGGTACGGGCTCATGAACGGTATTACCAATGTTCTTCCTCACATTTTTTACGTCCCGATTATTCTCGCGGCATATTTCTTTCCCCGTCGCGGTATATTCTTCTCGCTCATCATTTCCGCGATGTATTGCATACTGGTATACTATTTCAACCCGGTAATTCCCGGAGATCTGATCCCTGCCGGGGGACGGGTCATTATTTTTATCCTTATCGCCACCGTTGTCTCGTTTCTGACAATCCGTGTGCAGGAAAGTACGGGCCAGTTCCAGGATATGGCTGAACGGAGTTCCGATATTATTATTCTTACGGACATTACGGGAAGAGCTACGTATGTTTCCCCATCGGTTGAGAAAATTCTGGGCTGGGAGCGTTCCGATATCATCGGAAAAGTGCCCGGGGATTTTATCCACCCGGACAATATCGACCGGTTACAGGCATCCGTCCTTGGTATTACAGAAGGAAAAATACCGGTAAAAATTACGGTCCCGTTCCGGAGAAAAGATGGAGTATATGCGATCCTGGAATTTTCCGGTGCTCCGATCATAAAGGATGGCGTTGTCGCGGGAATACAGGTTATCGGGAGAGATATCACGGAGCGTAAACGGGAAGAAGAAACCCATCGTGAAACCAGCAGGCGTCTTGCAGAGATCATCGAATTCCTTCCGGATCCAACGATGGTTATCGACAACGCGGGTGATATTGTTGCATGGAACCGAGCCATGGAGCTGATGAGCGGGATTCCGGCGTCAGATATGATCGGCAAAGGGGGACATTCGTACACTTCATGGATTTCCGGGGATACCGGCCCAATCCTCATCGACTATATCCTGCGTCAGGATATGGAAGGGATTAAAACCGCGTATCCTGATGTCCGCTTTGAAGGGAACATGGTCAGGACCGAGAAGAATGTTACCCGCGTTGATGGAACCCGTTTCTCGCTGTGGATAAGTGCAACGCCGCTGATTGATCGGGAGGGCAGGGTCACCGGCGCGATCGAATCGCTACGGGATGTCACCAGCCAGAAAAAGATCCAGCGTGCATTGCGGGAATCGAATACCTACCTGGACACCGTGATCAATACCCTGGCAGATCCCCTCTTTATCAAGGACAGCAACCACAACTTTGTAAAAGTGAATAACGGTTTCTGCCAGTTTACCGGACATACACGCGAAGAATTGCTGGGAAAAAGCGATTATGATTTTTTCAAACGAGAAGAGGCGGATACCTTCTGGCTGAAAGATGAAGAGGTATTCCGGACAGGTCGCGAGAACGAAAACGAGGAGGATATCACCGACTCGGCCGAAAACACCCATACGATCAGTACCAAAAAAATCCTCTATACAAATTCCTCGGGCGAGAAGTTTATTGTCGGGATCATCCGGGACATAACAGAGCGGAAAAAGACAGAACAGGCATTGCAGCAGGCACTCAGAAAACTCAACATGCTCTCGTCAATTACCCGCCATGATATTCTCAACCAGCTCATGGGCCTGCGCACCTATCTGGAACTTGCGGAAGAACGCGAAAAAGATCCTGAACTTCTCGATTATCTGAAAAATACTGATATAGCAGCGGACGCGATCCGCCGACAGATTGAATTCACCCGGAATTATGAGGATCTCGGGGTCCAGGCTCCCCGATGGCAGGATGTTGCGGAGATATTCCGCACTGCGGCATCACAACTCCCGCTGGGGGAAATTGCCGTTGATACACAGGTGTCAGGTCTTTATGTCTATGCAGACCCCCTTATCGAGAAAGTGTTCAGTAATCTTATGGAAAATACCCTGCGTCACGGAGGACACGTGACGTCAGTTGCACTTTCTGCAGAAGAAGTCCCGGACGGATTAATCGTCACGTATCGTGACAATGGTGTTGGCATTTCTCTGGAGGACAAAACACGGCTCTTCCAGAAAGGATTCGGGAAACATACCGGCCTCGGGTTGTTCTTATCAAGGGAGATTCTCTCAATCACCGGCATTTCCATCACAGAAAACGGGAAACCCGGCGAGGGAGTCCGGTTCGAGATCAGGGTACCGGGCGGAACATATCGTTTCAGCGGGGAGCGGAACTGA
- a CDS encoding AsnC family transcriptional regulator encodes MTSSFGPDQTDLAILNALQDDLPLVSRPWEAIAGRLGMNDTEIVIRMKKLEEAGIIRGISPVLESRHLGLHAATLVALHVPEGRVEEIAAIISSYAEVSHNFQRDHFYSLWFTIAAEDGDGIRRVLEDILERTGIPDPDVLDLPTVTRIKIDVRFSFVPAQSTEITHGPD; translated from the coding sequence ATGACAAGCTCCTTTGGGCCGGACCAGACTGACCTCGCCATACTCAACGCACTCCAGGATGATCTCCCACTCGTATCCCGGCCCTGGGAAGCAATCGCCGGCCGGCTGGGAATGAACGATACGGAAATAGTCATCCGCATGAAAAAACTGGAGGAGGCGGGGATTATCCGGGGCATATCCCCGGTCCTGGAATCCCGGCATCTCGGCCTGCATGCCGCGACACTGGTTGCTCTCCATGTACCTGAAGGGCGGGTGGAAGAGATTGCCGCCATTATCAGCAGCTATGCGGAAGTGTCGCACAATTTCCAGCGGGATCATTTCTATTCCCTCTGGTTTACGATTGCTGCGGAGGATGGAGACGGCATCCGCCGGGTGCTGGAGGATATCCTGGAAAGGACCGGGATTCCGGACCCGGATGTCCTGGACCTCCCGACTGTTACGAGGATAAAAATCGATGTGAGATTCTCATTTGTACCTGCACAATCCACGGAGATTACCCATGGACCCGACTGA
- a CDS encoding ABC transporter permease, which produces MKSVWYYMERDMLKWSRSRIAVITLMIMPAAWLIFVGLALPVTFTGNYLDFITPGILVMTMLASSLQGGALLMFDKILGFLNKFLALPSPRESILFGKILFMTIRGVLQATIIFLVAILLGATILSPAQYILIYLILILFGILLSGLAATVALYLEDHDTYTAVNTLISMPLFFTSSALMPYSVMPPWLRTIASVNPLSFAIDAIRSVEAGHIPFFQIGILVVLGVVVLTICVQVFRRVTV; this is translated from the coding sequence ATGAAGAGCGTCTGGTACTACATGGAACGGGACATGCTCAAGTGGTCACGGAGCAGGATTGCGGTAATTACCCTCATGATCATGCCGGCTGCCTGGCTGATCTTTGTCGGGCTTGCCCTGCCCGTCACCTTCACGGGCAACTACCTCGACTTCATCACGCCAGGAATTCTCGTCATGACCATGCTCGCCTCCTCCCTCCAGGGCGGGGCGCTCCTGATGTTCGACAAGATCCTCGGGTTCCTCAACAAGTTCCTGGCCCTCCCCTCGCCCCGGGAGAGCATTCTCTTTGGCAAGATCCTGTTCATGACGATACGGGGCGTCCTCCAGGCAACGATCATTTTTCTCGTCGCGATCCTTCTCGGGGCAACTATCCTCTCGCCGGCCCAGTACATCCTCATCTACCTGATCCTGATCCTCTTTGGTATCCTTCTCTCGGGCCTTGCTGCAACGGTCGCACTCTACCTTGAAGATCACGACACCTATACAGCAGTCAACACGCTCATCTCGATGCCACTCTTCTTTACGTCGAGTGCCCTGATGCCCTACAGCGTGATGCCCCCCTGGCTCCGGACCATTGCCTCCGTGAACCCGCTCAGTTTTGCCATCGATGCGATCCGGTCAGTGGAAGCAGGACATATACCGTTCTTCCAGATTGGGATTCTCGTTGTACTCGGAGTTGTCGTACTGACGATCTGCGTCCAGGTATTCCGGCGAGTGACCGTATAG
- the katG gene encoding catalase/peroxidase HPI, translated as MTDNSKCPVTGGANKPAASRGPSNRDWWPGQLNLKVLHQHSPLSSPMDKGFNYAEEFRSLDLAAVKKDLRVLMTDSQEWWPADFRHYGPLFIRMAWHSAGTYRTGDGRGGAGAGQQRFPPLNSWPDNVNLDKARRLLWPIKQKYGRKISWADLMILAGNVALESMGFKTFGFGGGREDVWEPEEDVYWGSENTWLDDKRYSGDRNLEKPLAAVQMGLIYVNPEGPNGNPDPIAAAKDIRETFARMAMNDEETVALIAGGHSFGKTHGAGPATHVGPEPEAAPIEQQGLGWKSSFGTGIGGDTIGSGLEVTWTPTPTKWSNNFFRVLFSYEWELTKSPAGAHQWQPKGGAGAGTIPDAHDPSKHHAPTMLTTDLSLRFDPAYEKISRRFYEHPDLLADAFARAWFKLTHRDMGPRTRYLGPEVPAEELIWQDPIPAASHPLVNEQDIASLKGKILSSGLSVSQLVSTAWASASTFRGSDKRGGANGARIRLSPQKDWEVNQPVELANVLKTLEGIQGDFNSEASGGRRISLADLIVLAGCAGVEQAAKNAGYDVTVPFTPGRMDALQEQTDVASFAVLEPIADGFRNYLRGQYTVPAETLLVDKAQLLRLTAPEMTVLVGGMRVLDTNSGHTRHGVFTRKPGALTNDFFVNLLDMGTEWKPVSDAKDLFEGRDRRTGEIRWTGTRVDLIFGSNSQLRALAEVYGSADAGKKFVQDFVAAWSKVMNLDRFDFARP; from the coding sequence ATGACTGACAACAGTAAGTGTCCGGTAACCGGCGGAGCCAATAAACCCGCTGCCAGCAGAGGCCCATCGAACCGGGACTGGTGGCCGGGTCAGCTGAATCTTAAAGTCCTGCACCAGCACTCGCCCTTGTCGAGCCCCATGGATAAGGGTTTCAACTATGCCGAAGAGTTCAGGAGCCTTGACCTGGCTGCCGTGAAGAAGGATCTTCGGGTGCTGATGACCGACTCGCAGGAATGGTGGCCGGCGGACTTCCGCCACTACGGCCCCTTGTTCATTCGCATGGCATGGCACAGTGCCGGCACGTACCGCACCGGTGATGGCCGTGGCGGTGCCGGTGCCGGCCAGCAGCGCTTCCCGCCCCTCAACAGCTGGCCCGACAACGTGAACCTCGACAAGGCCCGACGGCTGCTCTGGCCGATCAAGCAGAAGTATGGCAGGAAAATTTCATGGGCCGACCTCATGATCCTTGCCGGCAACGTTGCCCTGGAATCGATGGGTTTCAAAACCTTCGGTTTCGGCGGCGGACGCGAGGATGTCTGGGAGCCGGAAGAAGACGTGTACTGGGGTTCTGAGAATACGTGGCTGGATGACAAGCGCTACTCCGGCGACCGGAACCTTGAAAAACCGCTCGCTGCCGTGCAGATGGGGCTTATCTACGTCAATCCGGAAGGCCCGAATGGCAACCCGGATCCAATCGCGGCTGCAAAGGATATCCGCGAAACGTTTGCCCGCATGGCCATGAACGACGAGGAGACCGTTGCGCTCATTGCCGGCGGCCACAGTTTCGGCAAAACCCATGGCGCCGGCCCTGCGACCCACGTCGGGCCCGAGCCGGAAGCAGCCCCTATCGAGCAACAGGGCCTCGGCTGGAAGAGCAGCTTCGGCACAGGCATTGGCGGTGACACGATCGGCAGCGGCCTCGAGGTCACCTGGACTCCCACGCCAACGAAGTGGAGCAACAACTTCTTCCGGGTCCTGTTCAGCTATGAATGGGAGCTGACGAAGAGCCCGGCCGGTGCGCACCAGTGGCAGCCGAAGGGTGGCGCCGGCGCCGGCACGATTCCGGATGCGCATGATCCCTCGAAGCATCATGCCCCGACCATGCTGACCACGGACCTTTCCCTGAGGTTCGACCCCGCTTACGAAAAGATTTCACGGCGCTTCTACGAGCACCCGGATCTGCTGGCAGATGCATTTGCCCGGGCGTGGTTCAAGCTGACGCACCGGGACATGGGTCCCCGCACGCGCTATCTCGGCCCGGAGGTTCCTGCCGAAGAGCTCATCTGGCAGGACCCCATCCCCGCGGCCAGTCACCCGCTGGTAAATGAACAGGACATTGCTTCCCTCAAGGGAAAGATCCTCTCTTCGGGGCTGTCCGTATCCCAACTGGTGTCGACTGCCTGGGCATCGGCATCTACCTTCCGCGGCTCCGACAAGCGCGGCGGTGCGAACGGAGCACGAATCCGCCTCTCACCCCAGAAGGACTGGGAAGTCAACCAGCCGGTTGAACTGGCGAACGTGCTGAAGACGCTCGAAGGTATCCAGGGTGATTTCAACAGCGAGGCCTCTGGCGGCAGGAGAATCTCGCTTGCGGACCTGATCGTCCTCGCCGGCTGCGCAGGTGTGGAGCAGGCCGCAAAGAATGCCGGTTACGATGTGACGGTTCCCTTCACGCCGGGACGCATGGATGCCCTGCAGGAGCAGACCGATGTGGCATCCTTCGCCGTGCTCGAACCGATCGCGGATGGCTTCCGCAACTATCTCCGGGGTCAGTACACTGTTCCGGCCGAGACGCTGCTGGTTGACAAGGCACAGTTGCTGAGGCTGACTGCACCAGAAATGACGGTGCTCGTTGGCGGTATGCGTGTGCTGGATACCAATTCCGGACACACCCGGCACGGTGTTTTTACCAGGAAGCCCGGAGCGCTGACCAACGACTTCTTTGTAAACCTTCTCGACATGGGCACGGAGTGGAAGCCGGTATCGGACGCAAAGGACCTGTTTGAGGGGCGTGATCGCAGAACTGGCGAAATCAGGTGGACCGGCACGCGTGTCGATCTCATATTTGGTTCGAACTCCCAGCTCCGGGCCCTGGCGGAGGTTTACGGAAGCGCGGATGCCGGAAAGAAGTTTGTCCAGGACTTTGTGGCAGCCTGGTCTAAGGTGATGAACCTTGACCGCTTCGACTTTGCCAGACCGTAA
- the nikR gene encoding nickel-responsive transcriptional regulator NikR, translating into MDDDLSRIGISLPKNLLDRFDEILNYRGYSSRSEGIRDAIRTYITYYKWMSDVKGEREGVITMVYDHEQRNLLSAITEIEHEYHDIIKASLHSHVTHERCLEVILVHGDGAQLKSLAEKLMSHKGVESVKLTTISIEE; encoded by the coding sequence ATGGACGACGATCTCTCCCGCATTGGCATATCGCTCCCGAAAAACCTGCTCGACCGGTTCGATGAAATCCTGAACTACCGGGGGTATTCGTCGCGCTCGGAAGGTATCCGCGATGCAATCCGCACGTACATCACGTATTACAAATGGATGTCCGATGTCAAAGGCGAACGCGAAGGTGTCATCACCATGGTCTACGACCACGAGCAGCGCAACCTCCTCTCCGCCATCACCGAGATTGAGCATGAATACCACGATATCATCAAGGCCTCCCTCCACTCCCATGTGACTCACGAACGATGCCTTGAAGTGATCCTGGTCCATGGCGACGGAGCCCAGCTCAAGTCCCTTGCAGAGAAACTGATGTCCCACAAAGGCGTCGAGTCGGTAAAACTGACAACGATATCGATTGAAGAATAA
- a CDS encoding radical SAM protein, producing MTKRAEILNGVVNAPRIISWNITLRCPLKCAHCYVDAGEEEADGVLGTNESFSVIDQIRQTGKPVVVLSGGEPLLREDIYDIARYGTEQGLRMVMGTSGYLIGAATAVKLRDAGIRALAISLDSDNPAVHDSFRGLDGVWAKAVQAIGHCREAGIAVQINMSVMRSVISDVEDVIGLGSSLGVRDYQLFFPVPTGRASQIEPRSPDEYEELIRQILLRYRNSDLNIRPTCAPQFRRIADDLGISNPAWGRGCLAGITYCRIFANGDVTPCPYLPVSAGNVRTTPFVEIWNNSPLFAALRDPDRLTGKCGVCSYKTTCGGCRARAYRREDAVSPLWCDGLATPDPLNGECCGEDPWCPYQPGDVPQ from the coding sequence ATGACAAAAAGGGCTGAAATTTTGAACGGCGTAGTGAATGCCCCGCGTATCATTTCGTGGAATATCACGCTCAGGTGTCCCCTGAAGTGTGCCCACTGTTATGTTGATGCAGGCGAAGAGGAAGCAGACGGAGTGCTCGGAACAAACGAGTCATTCTCCGTTATTGACCAGATCCGGCAGACCGGCAAACCGGTAGTCGTGCTGAGCGGAGGCGAACCCCTCCTCCGTGAGGATATCTATGACATCGCACGCTACGGCACAGAGCAGGGACTCCGGATGGTCATGGGTACCAGCGGGTATCTCATAGGTGCCGCAACCGCGGTAAAACTCCGTGACGCAGGAATCCGGGCTTTGGCCATAAGCCTGGACTCGGACAACCCGGCAGTCCACGACTCGTTCCGCGGCCTTGACGGTGTATGGGCAAAAGCCGTGCAGGCCATCGGGCATTGTCGCGAAGCCGGGATTGCTGTCCAGATCAACATGTCCGTTATGCGATCGGTCATCAGCGACGTCGAAGACGTGATCGGGCTCGGGAGTTCCCTCGGGGTCCGCGATTACCAGCTCTTCTTCCCGGTACCGACCGGCAGGGCTTCGCAGATCGAACCCCGCAGCCCGGATGAATACGAGGAACTGATCCGGCAGATTCTCCTTCGTTACCGGAATTCTGATCTGAATATCCGTCCTACCTGTGCCCCGCAGTTCCGCAGGATTGCTGATGATCTTGGCATCTCCAACCCGGCATGGGGACGCGGATGCCTTGCCGGGATCACGTATTGCCGGATCTTTGCCAACGGTGATGTGACCCCCTGCCCGTACCTGCCGGTGAGCGCAGGAAATGTCCGCACAACCCCGTTTGTGGAGATCTGGAACAATTCCCCGCTCTTTGCCGCACTCCGGGATCCGGATCGTCTCACGGGAAAGTGCGGGGTGTGCAGCTACAAAACAACCTGCGGCGGGTGCAGGGCCCGGGCGTACCGGCGGGAGGATGCAGTTTCCCCGCTCTGGTGCGACGGCCTTGCAACGCCGGATCCGCTCAACGGGGAATGCTGCGGGGAAGATCCGTGGTGCCCGTATCAGCCCGGGGATGTCCCTCAATGA